One genomic region from bacterium encodes:
- a CDS encoding sigma-54 dependent transcriptional regulator — protein sequence MNERGSNKRSTILVIDDDEMVRNMMGKYLDREGYRVLLADSGRAGLASIGRDSPDIVLLDLRMPRMSGLEVLERMRSEGKNAPVIVISGTQDLDDVVSSLRLGAWDYLVKPLMDLSFLSHAIEGVLERSRLRTQNEEHSRRLEEIVAERTEELQKANRTLDELRRQLQRENEYLREEIYPVKEKGVFVGRSAALDAVINEIDRVAETDVNVLVTGESGTGKELVVRSIHDKSRRKERPLISLNCASIPYDLFESELFGHVKGSFTGAVRDRVGRFALADKGTLFLDEVSEIPLALQTKLLRVLQEGEFEPVGDEKTRRVDVRILAASNRNLKGEVAAGRFRQDLYYRLAVYPIRIPPLRDRIEDVAPLAMHFLERACRKLGMKAPELTMRHLVLLESYPWHGNVRELQNVMERAAIISSSDELRLDLPSLHGADGGEFNGISAPGGGAAILTDADVRKLERDNIFAALERTGWKVSGPGGAAELLGLKPTTLSYRMSAMGIEKEGLG from the coding sequence ATGAACGAAAGAGGCAGCAACAAGCGATCGACGATCCTGGTCATCGATGACGACGAGATGGTCCGGAACATGATGGGCAAGTACCTCGACCGCGAGGGTTACCGTGTGCTGCTGGCCGACAGCGGCCGCGCGGGCCTGGCGTCGATCGGCAGGGACAGTCCCGACATCGTCCTGCTGGACCTGCGCATGCCCCGGATGTCCGGGCTCGAGGTACTGGAGCGCATGCGGAGCGAGGGCAAGAACGCGCCGGTCATCGTCATCTCCGGCACCCAGGACCTGGACGATGTCGTGTCCTCCCTGCGCCTGGGCGCCTGGGACTACCTGGTCAAGCCGCTGATGGACCTGTCGTTCCTGTCCCACGCCATCGAGGGGGTGCTCGAGCGGAGCCGCCTGCGCACGCAGAACGAAGAGCACAGCCGGCGCCTGGAAGAGATCGTGGCCGAGCGGACCGAAGAGCTCCAGAAGGCCAACCGCACCCTGGACGAGCTGCGCCGTCAGCTGCAGCGCGAGAACGAGTACCTGCGCGAGGAGATATACCCGGTCAAGGAGAAGGGGGTGTTCGTGGGGCGCAGCGCCGCCCTGGACGCGGTGATCAACGAGATCGACCGCGTAGCCGAGACCGATGTGAACGTGCTCGTCACCGGCGAGTCGGGCACCGGCAAGGAGCTGGTGGTCCGCTCCATCCACGACAAGAGCCGCCGCAAGGAACGCCCGCTGATCTCGCTCAACTGCGCCTCGATCCCCTACGACCTGTTCGAGAGCGAGCTGTTCGGCCACGTGAAGGGTTCGTTCACGGGTGCGGTGCGCGATCGGGTCGGCCGCTTCGCCCTGGCGGACAAGGGCACGCTCTTTCTTGACGAGGTGAGCGAGATCCCGCTGGCGTTGCAGACGAAGCTGTTGCGCGTGCTGCAGGAAGGGGAGTTCGAGCCCGTAGGCGACGAGAAGACCCGCAGGGTCGACGTGCGCATACTGGCCGCCAGCAACCGCAACCTCAAGGGCGAGGTCGCCGCGGGCCGCTTCCGCCAGGACCTCTACTACCGCCTGGCGGTCTACCCCATCCGGATCCCGCCCCTGCGCGACCGGATCGAGGACGTGGCACCGCTGGCCATGCACTTCCTGGAGCGCGCCTGCCGCAAGCTGGGCATGAAGGCCCCCGAGCTGACCATGCGCCACCTCGTGCTGCTCGAATCCTATCCGTGGCACGGCAACGTGCGCGAGCTGCAGAACGTGATGGAGCGCGCGGCCATCATCTCCAGTTCCGACGAGCTGCGGCTCGACCTGCCCTCGTTGCACGGCGCGGACGGCGGGGAGTTCAACGGGATCTCCGCGCCCGGCGGCGGCGCGGCCATCCTCACCGACGCGGACGTCCGGAAGCTCGAACGCGACAACATCTTCGCCGCGCTGGAGCGGACCGGCTGGAAGGTGTCCGGGCCGGGTGGCGCCGCGGAGCTGCTGGGGCTGAAGCCGACGACGCTCTCCTACCGCATGAGCGCGATGGGGATCGAGAAGGAGGGGTTGGGGTAG